In Agromyces sp. SYSU T00194, a genomic segment contains:
- a CDS encoding MarR family winged helix-turn-helix transcriptional regulator, translating into MAEADEVDRIVDDWERERPDLDFAPLQVLSRVARLAKHLDRARRTAFARSELESWEFDVLSALRRAGEPYRLSPKALLQQTLVSSGTMTNRIDRLVERGLVSRQTDPNDGRGILVVMSTAGLNRVDAAITRLVDAEAELLGSLPAAERNRLANLLRKLSLGFDEQGA; encoded by the coding sequence ATGGCCGAAGCAGACGAGGTCGACCGCATCGTCGACGACTGGGAGCGCGAGCGCCCCGACCTCGACTTCGCGCCGCTGCAGGTGCTGAGCCGCGTCGCGCGCCTCGCGAAGCACCTCGACCGCGCGCGCCGCACCGCGTTCGCGCGCTCCGAGCTGGAGTCGTGGGAGTTCGACGTGCTCTCGGCGCTGCGCCGCGCCGGCGAGCCGTACCGCCTCTCCCCCAAGGCGCTGCTGCAGCAGACGCTCGTCTCCAGCGGCACCATGACGAACCGCATCGACCGCCTCGTCGAACGCGGGCTCGTGTCGCGCCAGACCGACCCGAACGACGGCCGCGGCATCCTCGTCGTCATGTCGACCGCGGGCCTCAACCGCGTCGACGCGGCCATCACGCGCCTCGTCGACGCCGAGGCCGAACTGCTCGGTTCGCTGCCCGCCGCCGAACGCAACCGGCTCGCGAACCTGCTGCGGAAGCTCAGTCTCGGGTTCGACGAGCAGGGTGCGTAG
- a CDS encoding ABC-F family ATP-binding cassette domain-containing protein yields MAHLLGGERLHLEYPTRVVFDEVTVGLDEGDRVGIVGRNGDGKSTLLRLLAGRLEPDAGRVTRRRGIRVGMLDQADTIDLEHTVAHVVVGGIDEHEWAGDARTRDVIGGLLADVPWQARVGDLSGGQRRRVALAALLVGDWDVLFLDEPTNHLDVEGIAWLAAHIKTRWPAGQGAFVVVTHDRWFLDEVCTATWEVHDRILEPFEGGYAAYILQRVERDTMAAATEAKRRNLARKELAWLRRGAPARTSKPKFRIEAANQLIEGEPPVRDSVELSGLAVARLGKDVVDLLDAGVEVTDATTGEPRQILRDIEWRIAPGERTGILGVNGAGKSTLLGLVTGAVAPTSGRVKRGKTVRIASLTQQLDELEGLGDERVSAIIGRQKSSYVAGGTELTPGQLLERLGFTSAQLSTPVKDLSGGQKRRLQLLLILLEEPNVLILDEPTNDLDTDMLAAIEDLLDSWPGTLLVVSHDRYLVERVTDQQYAVMDGHLRHLPGGVEQYLDLRRRSTDAGAGASAVAAATTTQAPVAPSASALSGAERRTAEKELASIDRRLEKLRVEIAQAHERLAAHDQTDFTGLGVLTVELGELEASVADLETRWLEVSERLEA; encoded by the coding sequence GCGGGTGACGCGGCGTAGGGGCATCCGCGTCGGCATGCTCGACCAGGCCGACACGATCGACCTCGAGCACACGGTCGCGCACGTCGTCGTCGGCGGCATCGACGAGCACGAGTGGGCGGGCGACGCGCGCACGCGCGACGTGATCGGCGGGCTGCTGGCGGATGTGCCGTGGCAGGCGCGCGTCGGCGACCTGAGCGGCGGGCAGCGGCGGCGCGTGGCGCTCGCGGCGCTGCTCGTCGGCGACTGGGACGTGCTCTTCCTCGACGAGCCGACGAACCACCTCGACGTCGAGGGCATCGCCTGGCTCGCCGCCCACATCAAGACCCGCTGGCCCGCCGGCCAGGGCGCGTTCGTGGTCGTGACGCACGACCGCTGGTTCCTCGACGAGGTGTGCACGGCGACGTGGGAGGTGCACGACCGTATCCTCGAGCCGTTCGAGGGCGGCTACGCGGCCTACATCCTGCAGCGCGTCGAGCGCGACACGATGGCCGCGGCGACCGAGGCGAAGCGCCGCAACCTTGCGCGCAAGGAGCTCGCCTGGCTCCGCCGCGGCGCCCCGGCCCGCACGAGCAAGCCGAAGTTCCGCATCGAGGCGGCGAACCAGCTCATCGAGGGCGAGCCGCCGGTGCGCGACAGCGTCGAGCTGTCGGGCCTCGCGGTCGCGCGCCTCGGCAAGGACGTCGTCGACCTGCTCGACGCGGGGGTCGAGGTGACGGATGCCACGACGGGCGAGCCGCGGCAGATCCTGCGCGACATCGAATGGCGCATCGCCCCGGGCGAGCGCACCGGCATCCTGGGCGTGAACGGCGCGGGCAAGTCCACGCTGCTGGGTCTCGTGACGGGCGCGGTCGCGCCGACCAGCGGTCGCGTGAAGCGCGGCAAGACGGTGCGCATCGCGAGCCTCACGCAGCAGCTCGACGAGCTGGAGGGCCTCGGCGACGAGCGGGTCAGCGCGATCATCGGCCGCCAGAAGTCGAGTTACGTCGCCGGCGGCACCGAGCTCACGCCGGGCCAGCTGCTCGAGCGCCTCGGCTTCACGAGCGCGCAGCTCTCGACCCCGGTGAAGGACCTCTCGGGCGGCCAGAAGCGCCGACTGCAGCTGCTGCTCATCCTGCTCGAGGAGCCGAACGTGCTCATCCTCGACGAGCCGACCAACGACCTCGACACCGACATGCTCGCCGCCATCGAGGACCTCCTCGACTCCTGGCCGGGCACGCTGCTCGTCGTGAGCCACGACCGCTACCTGGTCGAGCGCGTCACCGACCAGCAGTACGCCGTCATGGACGGCCACCTGCGCCACCTGCCCGGCGGCGTCGAGCAGTACCTCGACCTCCGGCGGCGGTCGACGGATGCGGGTGCCGGCGCGTCCGCCGTCGCCGCGGCCACGACCACGCAGGCGCCCGTCGCGCCGTCCGCGTCGGCGCTGTCCGGCGCCGAGCGCCGCACGGCCGAGAAGGAGCTCGCATCGATCGACCGCCGGCTCGAGAAGCTGCGGGTCGAGATCGCCCAGGCGCACGAGCGCCTCGCGGCGCACGACCAGACGGACTTCACCGGGCTCGGCGTGCTCACCGTGGAGCTCGGCGAGCTCGAGGCATCCGTCGCCGACCTGGAGACCCGCTGGCTCGAGGTCTCGGAGCGCCTCGAGGCGTAG
- a CDS encoding flavodoxin domain-containing protein, translating to MARVLVAYATKHHSTAEIAEAIAETLRARGHDAEAVEAGSATADGFDAVVLGSAVYMGRWRREARHFLSHERGRLAEVPFWVFSSGPIGEPKADAPPEDDKWLEPAKVIERAEALGVREHVVFGGRVPEDPGNFVERSMLENTPEQFRDRRDWDEIRAWAGRIADALPA from the coding sequence ATGGCACGCGTCCTCGTCGCGTACGCGACCAAGCACCACTCGACCGCGGAGATCGCCGAGGCGATCGCCGAGACGCTCCGCGCCCGGGGCCACGACGCCGAAGCCGTGGAGGCGGGCAGCGCGACGGCCGACGGCTTCGACGCCGTCGTGCTCGGCAGCGCCGTGTACATGGGTCGATGGCGTCGCGAGGCGCGCCACTTCCTTTCCCACGAACGCGGCCGACTGGCGGAGGTGCCGTTCTGGGTGTTCAGCTCCGGCCCGATCGGCGAGCCGAAGGCCGATGCGCCGCCGGAGGACGACAAGTGGCTCGAACCCGCCAAGGTGATCGAGCGCGCAGAGGCGCTGGGCGTGCGCGAGCACGTGGTGTTCGGAGGTCGCGTGCCGGAGGATCCCGGCAACTTCGTCGAACGCTCGATGCTCGAGAACACCCCGGAACAGTTCCGCGACCGCCGCGACTGGGACGAGATCCGCGCCTGGGCCGGCCGTATCGCCGACGCGCTGCCGGCCTGA
- a CDS encoding ETEC_3214 domain-containing protein → MAPNAPDAETTEKTSAVTRWIDAAKKHPLIAVPAFALFLFGLVVGAIQAQQQVATWVGAWLEPHAELFDALAQVDLDSTEAYFANNVGEVKSVYDLCEQFAQCPEGYDEDLRLVVHEGEGVTVRAIFEGEQLEFYAITIMEEGITPEMSWLGHDLGKLGEVTFAEAFAVPGLDAPTHALLFMGPQSVAYGEGFAGGAPANYRGLFLGWAPDGYAGEGMSFDLDGASDVQAVTFDLMTAETGEVYGEELARFRAGTTPNTFGEFRDDGGFVAGFVMQEPTRVLYLGTEF, encoded by the coding sequence ATGGCGCCGAACGCCCCGGACGCGGAGACGACCGAGAAGACCTCGGCCGTCACGCGGTGGATCGACGCTGCGAAGAAGCATCCGCTCATCGCGGTGCCCGCGTTCGCGCTCTTCCTCTTCGGGCTGGTGGTCGGTGCGATCCAGGCGCAGCAACAGGTGGCGACGTGGGTCGGCGCCTGGCTCGAACCGCACGCCGAGCTGTTCGACGCGCTCGCCCAGGTCGACCTCGACAGCACGGAGGCGTACTTCGCGAACAACGTCGGCGAGGTGAAGAGCGTCTACGACCTGTGCGAGCAGTTCGCTCAGTGCCCGGAGGGCTACGACGAGGACCTCCGCCTCGTGGTGCACGAGGGCGAGGGCGTGACCGTTCGCGCGATCTTCGAGGGCGAGCAACTGGAGTTCTACGCGATCACGATCATGGAGGAGGGCATCACCCCCGAGATGTCGTGGCTCGGCCACGACCTGGGCAAGCTCGGCGAGGTGACGTTCGCGGAGGCCTTCGCGGTGCCGGGCCTGGACGCGCCGACCCACGCGCTGCTGTTCATGGGCCCGCAGTCGGTCGCGTACGGTGAGGGGTTCGCCGGCGGTGCTCCGGCGAACTACCGCGGCCTCTTCCTCGGCTGGGCGCCGGACGGCTACGCCGGCGAGGGCATGTCGTTCGACCTCGATGGGGCGTCCGACGTGCAGGCGGTGACGTTCGACCTGATGACCGCCGAGACTGGCGAGGTGTATGGCGAGGAGCTCGCTCGCTTCCGCGCCGGCACCACACCGAACACCTTCGGCGAGTTCCGTGACGACGGCGGGTTCGTGGCGGGGTTCGTCATGCAGGAACCGACTCGGGTGCTGTACCTCGGCACCGAGTTCTGA